A stretch of Planococcus versutus DNA encodes these proteins:
- a CDS encoding PBECR4 domain-containing protein gives MTLTYIHGQFEHSIENRIKFSPLIKPIFDEGIDVGEASFIFLKKKAYSKIDADYLLRLKIRQDSKEYYLNLFLKKDKLSNDYILISFFPRLNNDYEKTQTRLTLLYRKKENGEIAEELYVHKNYTPPSLPEIES, from the coding sequence TTGACGCTTACTTATATACATGGTCAGTTTGAGCATTCTATTGAAAATAGGATTAAGTTTTCCCCTCTAATTAAGCCTATTTTTGATGAAGGAATTGACGTTGGAGAAGCAAGCTTCATTTTTTTGAAGAAAAAAGCATACAGTAAAATAGATGCTGATTATTTATTACGATTAAAGATAAGACAAGACTCCAAAGAATATTACTTGAATTTATTTTTGAAAAAAGACAAGTTGTCAAACGACTATATCCTCATCTCTTTCTTTCCTAGATTGAATAATGATTATGAAAAAACTCAAACCAGATTAACACTTTTGTATAGAAAGAAGGAAAACGGAGAGATTGCAGAAGAATTATATGTACATAAAAATTATACTCCGCCATCCTTGCCAGAGATAGAATCTTAG
- a CDS encoding recombinase family protein: MEHRKFGYIRVSSKDQNEGRQLEAMKKMGITDRDIYLDKQSGKSFERANYQLLKRIIRKGDILYIHSLDRFGRNKEEILQEWNDLTKNIEADIVVLDMPLLDTTQYKDSMGTFIADLVLQILSWMAEEERERIRKRQREGIDLALQNGIQFGRPAVYVSEEFKEVYRKWKAKELTAVEAMQQAGVKKTSFYKLVRALEEQAANLL, encoded by the coding sequence ATGGAACATCGCAAATTTGGTTACATACGCGTCAGCAGCAAAGACCAAAATGAAGGCCGTCAGTTGGAAGCTATGAAAAAAATGGGCATCACTGATCGGGATATTTATTTGGACAAACAAAGCGGAAAGAGTTTCGAGCGAGCGAACTATCAGTTGCTCAAACGGATTATCCGTAAAGGCGATATTTTATATATTCACTCACTGGATCGGTTTGGCCGAAACAAAGAAGAGATCCTTCAGGAGTGGAATGACCTCACGAAAAATATTGAAGCGGATATTGTGGTGTTGGATATGCCGTTATTGGATACGACCCAATACAAAGACAGCATGGGAACGTTCATTGCGGATCTGGTGTTGCAGATTCTTTCCTGGATGGCAGAAGAAGAACGGGAACGCATCAGGAAACGGCAGCGTGAAGGAATCGATTTGGCACTGCAAAATGGTATTCAGTTTGGCAGACCCGCAGTTTATGTTTCAGAGGAATTCAAAGAGGTATATAGAAAATGGAAAGCTAAAGAACTGACAGCAGTGGAAGCCATGCAACAGGCTGGAGTTAAAAAGACCAGTTTTTATAAATTGGTAAGAGCACTCGAAGAACAGGCAGCAAATCTATTATAA
- a CDS encoding histidine--tRNA ligase — MRKMDYQNVKGTQDYLPNQEMIKRNIRRTLEDTFIAYGCNPLETPILNYTDLMASKYAGGAEILQEMYRLTDRGERDLALRYDLTIPFAKVVAMNPTIPMPFKRYEIGKVFRDGPVKAGRYREFTQCDVDIVGVESQAAEAELMMMALDAFKNLDVKVEIQFNNRKLLYGVLQQFQVPEDVMNRVILVLDKVEKVSVESMMNELSQLELTPSSLAQIKAFIESKGQMTIDNFKRWDEENIFLQEGLKELEELTSYLEGLGIQEMCIFNPFLARGLEIYTGTIYEIFLADGTIRSSIGSGGRYDNAIGGLLNSEKTFSTVGISFGLDVIFYAYELSGRVNKGSAIDIYIIPIGTIKEALKLASDLRSQGSRVEVELSNKKVNKAMDRANREGIANVIVLGEDEINSGFYQMKNMYTGVIQKNLLSVMDSQVK; from the coding sequence ATGAGGAAAATGGATTACCAAAATGTAAAAGGGACACAAGATTATTTGCCTAATCAAGAAATGATCAAAAGAAACATTCGTAGAACCTTAGAAGATACATTTATCGCTTACGGGTGCAATCCTTTAGAAACGCCTATCCTAAACTACACAGACTTAATGGCTTCTAAGTATGCAGGGGGGGCAGAGATTTTACAGGAGATGTATCGATTAACTGATCGGGGTGAACGTGATTTAGCGTTACGTTATGATTTGACGATTCCTTTCGCAAAAGTTGTAGCAATGAACCCGACGATTCCGATGCCGTTTAAACGTTATGAGATTGGTAAAGTATTTCGGGATGGCCCCGTCAAAGCCGGACGTTATCGTGAATTCACGCAATGTGATGTGGATATTGTTGGGGTGGAATCACAGGCTGCAGAAGCAGAATTAATGATGATGGCATTAGATGCTTTTAAGAATCTGGACGTAAAGGTAGAGATTCAATTTAATAACCGGAAACTTTTATACGGGGTATTGCAACAATTTCAAGTCCCTGAAGATGTAATGAATCGCGTTATTTTGGTTCTAGACAAGGTAGAAAAAGTCTCGGTGGAGTCAATGATGAATGAATTATCTCAGCTCGAGCTGACGCCATCTAGTTTGGCCCAAATCAAAGCTTTTATTGAATCCAAAGGACAAATGACAATAGATAACTTCAAACGTTGGGATGAGGAAAATATTTTTTTACAAGAAGGATTAAAGGAGTTAGAGGAACTTACCTCTTACTTAGAGGGATTGGGAATTCAAGAAATGTGTATTTTCAATCCGTTTTTGGCGAGAGGATTGGAGATTTACACGGGAACCATTTATGAAATCTTTTTAGCAGATGGAACAATCCGATCGAGCATCGGAAGTGGTGGCCGGTATGACAATGCGATTGGCGGACTTTTAAATTCTGAAAAAACGTTTTCAACAGTAGGTATTTCATTCGGATTAGATGTTATTTTTTACGCATATGAACTGTCGGGCCGTGTAAATAAAGGTTCGGCAATCGACATCTATATCATTCCAATCGGAACAATTAAGGAAGCACTCAAGCTAGCATCAGACTTACGATCTCAGGGCAGCCGAGTAGAAGTGGAATTATCAAACAAAAAGGTAAATAAAGCGATGGATCGAGCAAATCGTGAAGGGATTGCCAATGTCATTGTATTAGGAGAAGATGAAATCAACAGCGGTTTCTATCAAATGAAAAACATGTACACAGGTGTAATTCAAAAAAACCTTTTATCAGTTATGGACAGCCAAGTAAAATAG
- the xerS gene encoding tyrosine recombinase XerS, protein MAMTPEELQVLQRIENQLNSMPFYVVEYIRSKKRAGLSADTLLQYLYRYQHFFQWLLRENLTETTEISTIPYSVLAEMKKQDIELYIEFLKEESITHENNSVKRRGSAVVTLSVNALKSLFNYLTKETETEDGESYFYRNVMSKIVLHTKKETANRRAQKISSVILNEHEINDFLQFVEHAYEATLVSGLARQRFNRDKERDLAILSLFLGSGIRLGEMARILIKKINLKKQLIDVKRKGAKEDTVRVMDQAIQHLRDYLDIREGRYIGSKEVPFLLVTLYGGVARPLSRRAIENLVTKYTAAFAQGEGMSPHKLRHSFAADFIRNGGNIVLLRDQLGHSNIETTSLYTNLSNKDNEQVLERMEENRVKQTGFQ, encoded by the coding sequence ATGGCAATGACACCTGAAGAATTGCAAGTCCTCCAACGGATTGAAAATCAATTAAACAGCATGCCCTTCTATGTCGTTGAATATATTCGCTCCAAAAAACGTGCTGGCCTTTCAGCTGATACCTTGCTTCAGTACCTTTACCGCTATCAGCACTTTTTTCAGTGGCTGCTTCGGGAGAATTTGACGGAAACTACAGAAATTTCTACGATTCCCTATTCAGTACTGGCCGAAATGAAGAAACAGGATATCGAGCTGTACATTGAGTTCTTAAAAGAAGAATCAATCACTCACGAGAACAACAGCGTAAAAAGGCGTGGTTCTGCAGTCGTTACTCTTTCAGTTAATGCGTTAAAATCACTTTTCAATTACTTGACGAAAGAAACCGAGACTGAAGACGGAGAATCCTACTTCTACCGAAACGTCATGAGCAAAATTGTGCTTCATACCAAAAAAGAGACAGCTAACCGACGGGCGCAGAAAATCAGTTCTGTCATCCTAAATGAACATGAAATCAACGACTTCCTGCAGTTTGTCGAACATGCATATGAAGCTACGTTGGTAAGTGGACTTGCCCGACAACGGTTCAACCGGGACAAGGAACGGGATCTGGCCATCCTCTCTCTTTTCCTTGGCAGCGGTATCCGACTGGGTGAAATGGCACGCATTCTCATCAAGAAAATTAACCTTAAGAAGCAATTGATCGACGTCAAACGAAAAGGTGCTAAAGAGGACACCGTTAGGGTCATGGATCAAGCGATCCAACACCTAAGGGACTATCTAGATATCCGGGAAGGCCGGTATATCGGATCTAAAGAAGTCCCTTTCCTATTAGTGACGCTATATGGAGGCGTTGCCCGACCTCTTTCACGGCGTGCGATTGAGAATCTGGTGACCAAGTATACTGCTGCATTCGCTCAAGGAGAAGGCATGAGCCCACATAAACTGCGACATAGTTTTGCAGCAGATTTTATTCGAAATGGCGGCAATATCGTCCTTTTGCGTGATCAATTAGGTCATAGCAATATCGAAACGACTTCGCTTTATACCAACCTATCCAATAAGGATAATGAGCAGGTGTTAGAACGCATGGAAGAAAATCGAGTAAAGCAAACAGGTTTTCAATAA
- a CDS encoding Fic family protein: MNQFNRIDELKNQLDQHRPLPAAAVKNLRDVYRVEWTYNSNAIEGNTLSLIETKVVMEDGLTIGGKRLQEHFEVINHAEAIRFIEDQVTQTEPLDERTLKTIHHLILKNIDDENAGRYRSINVRISGSQHESPHFLQVANEMQELFAWYDQEKDRMHPVKLAALFHFKFVYIHPFADGNGRTARLLMNLILMGHGFPPAIVKAEDAQRLTYYETLETASILGNTQPFVELIAQCVEESLTTYFKAVL; this comes from the coding sequence GTGAATCAATTTAATCGTATCGACGAATTAAAAAACCAATTAGATCAACATAGACCCCTTCCAGCGGCAGCTGTGAAGAACCTGCGCGATGTGTATCGTGTGGAATGGACGTACAATTCGAATGCCATCGAAGGCAATACCTTGTCGTTGATTGAGACAAAAGTCGTCATGGAAGATGGCTTAACCATTGGCGGCAAGCGGCTGCAGGAGCATTTCGAAGTCATCAATCACGCTGAAGCCATTCGTTTTATCGAGGATCAGGTCACTCAAACCGAGCCTTTGGATGAGCGAACACTAAAGACGATTCATCACTTGATTTTAAAGAACATCGACGATGAAAATGCGGGTAGATATCGCTCTATCAACGTACGGATCTCTGGTAGCCAACATGAATCGCCGCACTTCCTACAGGTGGCAAATGAAATGCAAGAGCTTTTCGCCTGGTACGATCAAGAAAAGGACCGAATGCACCCAGTAAAGCTGGCTGCATTGTTTCATTTTAAGTTCGTTTATATTCATCCATTCGCAGATGGGAATGGCCGGACGGCGAGATTGCTGATGAACTTGATCCTCATGGGTCATGGCTTCCCTCCTGCTATCGTCAAAGCTGAAGATGCACAGCGCTTAACGTACTACGAAACGTTGGAAACAGCGAGCATTCTAGGAAATACACAGCCTTTCGTTGAGTTAATCGCACAGTGTGTAGAAGAAAGTTTAACCACCTATTTTAAAGCCGTTTTATAA
- a CDS encoding copper amine oxidase: MKLNKVLLALPLSLALLVPTAALADSHGGHSSASEASMEMATATPAGELRIALDTTLTEHAFLAVEAMRKGVDGAEDFDQAAGALLANADDLSAAVGSVYGEEGAAQFDEVWKSHIGYFVDYVTATAEDNQEGKDQALAELEKYKVEQSEFFDTATGGLLPAAAVQEGLDMHVDQLIMAFDAYVAGDFEKAYTLERESIQHMSMFAESLSIAITTQFPDKFENTSADTPAIDLRATLNQTFTEHAGLAVMAMQDGADGAESFDQAAGALLANADDLSAAVGSVYGEEAGSQFEETWKSHIGYFVDYVTATGEGNKEGQEQARAELDQYIVDQAAFLDAATEGRVPADALEEGLTAHVGQLLAAFDSYVAGDFDAAYSSIREAYAHMQMPAAGLSAAIVDQFPDQFGATEMPSEMPKTGMGGMADEGSFPIMWVLVGLMLATLTTVVAVRTRKQ; this comes from the coding sequence ATGAAATTAAACAAAGTACTTTTAGCCTTACCACTTAGCCTAGCATTATTGGTACCAACGGCGGCACTTGCCGACAGCCACGGGGGACATTCATCAGCGAGCGAAGCTTCTATGGAAATGGCCACAGCGACACCGGCTGGAGAACTACGTATCGCCCTTGACACAACATTAACAGAGCATGCGTTCTTAGCAGTTGAAGCGATGCGTAAAGGCGTCGATGGCGCTGAAGATTTCGACCAAGCAGCGGGTGCGTTACTAGCGAACGCTGACGACTTATCCGCAGCAGTTGGATCGGTTTATGGCGAAGAAGGCGCAGCGCAATTTGACGAAGTATGGAAATCACATATCGGTTATTTCGTGGATTACGTAACAGCAACCGCTGAAGATAACCAAGAAGGCAAAGACCAAGCCCTAGCAGAATTGGAAAAATACAAAGTTGAACAATCTGAGTTCTTTGATACAGCAACAGGTGGCTTACTACCAGCGGCAGCTGTACAAGAAGGATTGGACATGCACGTTGATCAGTTGATCATGGCATTTGACGCATACGTAGCGGGCGATTTCGAAAAAGCCTACACATTAGAGCGTGAATCGATTCAACACATGAGCATGTTCGCAGAAAGCTTGTCTATTGCGATCACAACTCAATTCCCAGACAAATTCGAAAACACAAGTGCGGATACACCGGCAATTGACTTGCGTGCGACATTAAACCAAACGTTCACTGAACATGCAGGACTTGCGGTAATGGCAATGCAAGACGGCGCTGACGGCGCAGAAAGTTTTGACCAAGCAGCAGGTGCGTTACTAGCGAACGCTGATGACTTGTCGGCAGCTGTTGGTTCGGTATACGGCGAAGAAGCCGGTTCACAATTTGAAGAAACGTGGAAGTCACACATTGGCTACTTTGTGGATTACGTAACAGCAACTGGTGAAGGCAACAAAGAAGGGCAAGAACAAGCCCGTGCAGAACTGGACCAATACATTGTTGACCAAGCGGCATTCTTAGATGCAGCAACAGAAGGACGCGTGCCAGCCGATGCACTTGAAGAAGGCTTGACAGCACATGTTGGCCAACTCCTAGCCGCATTTGACTCATACGTAGCCGGCGATTTTGACGCAGCGTATAGCTCGATTCGTGAAGCATACGCACATATGCAAATGCCAGCAGCTGGCTTGTCCGCAGCGATCGTAGATCAGTTCCCAGACCAATTCGGTGCAACTGAAATGCCATCTGAAATGCCAAAAACAGGCATGGGTGGAATGGCTGACGAAGGTTCATTCCCAATCATGTGGGTACTAGTCGGCTTAATGCTTGCGACATTGACAACAGTTGTAGCAGTTCGTACACGCAAACAGTAA
- a CDS encoding plastocyanin/azurin family copper-binding protein, whose protein sequence is MMNKKFSFILAAGLLSLTACGQEQPVAEESAEPMAEEQESTAEEPTTEEPEEETATEEEVTEEEPAEETTEEEPAQESTPEAMSGTASELLSNGEMTSFVFNEAGEFAIFCEPHPVMQMTVIVEEGAEAMDSIEVDIADYDFSEESITVAPGTTIVWTNQDQVQHNVAFE, encoded by the coding sequence ATGATGAACAAAAAATTTAGCTTTATACTTGCAGCAGGTTTATTATCACTCACCGCTTGTGGTCAAGAACAACCGGTAGCCGAGGAATCAGCAGAACCCATGGCTGAAGAACAAGAAAGTACAGCTGAAGAACCAACAACAGAAGAACCGGAAGAAGAAACAGCAACTGAAGAAGAAGTTACCGAAGAAGAGCCTGCCGAGGAAACTACCGAAGAAGAACCGGCACAAGAAAGTACGCCTGAAGCAATGAGTGGTACAGCTTCAGAACTGTTATCCAATGGAGAAATGACGAGTTTTGTTTTTAATGAAGCTGGAGAATTTGCGATTTTCTGTGAACCACACCCTGTCATGCAAATGACTGTAATCGTAGAAGAAGGTGCAGAAGCAATGGATAGCATAGAAGTCGACATCGCCGACTATGATTTTAGCGAAGAATCAATCACAGTTGCTCCAGGAACAACCATTGTTTGGACAAATCAAGATCAAGTTCAACACAATGTAGCTTTCGAATAA
- a CDS encoding DUF7662 domain-containing protein, translated as MLYLAESEKNMGQDLPHGAYLNQSWWKKSEISSNRTRAWLDAGYVVKGFHPNHSVVFKRSDFSDKTSWNEENAQEDIMLIRPTAPKDIQLLADLQKKIEGESDFLLGGKEQRALST; from the coding sequence ATGCTCTATTTAGCTGAAAGTGAAAAAAATATGGGGCAAGACCTGCCACATGGCGCTTACTTAAACCAAAGTTGGTGGAAAAAATCCGAAATATCCTCTAATCGTACCCGTGCTTGGTTAGACGCGGGTTACGTGGTCAAGGGATTCCATCCAAATCACTCTGTGGTCTTTAAAAGAAGCGATTTTTCAGATAAAACTAGCTGGAATGAGGAGAATGCCCAGGAGGATATTATGCTCATTCGTCCAACTGCACCAAAGGATATCCAGCTTCTTGCAGATTTACAGAAAAAAATAGAAGGAGAGTCAGACTTTCTGTTAGGTGGAAAAGAGCAACGTGCACTGTCTACATAA
- a CDS encoding EAL domain-containing protein has protein sequence MKCNNCSVEAIQFEIKLEGAKNLSASHIVIDHLERREIEVIQKKDKLQMDEKGAREFLDFCRDLLDIDHVVFRINQEAWKPLEEMPQVFATEWIDDVIKNERLFCHYQPIVDVDENIFAHEMLARFQNEDGSMIYPNEIFPAAKIRGRLYALDRVCRMTAVKYAAALKGGKGFINFIPTSIYSPEFCLQSTISLSQQLGIDPKSLVFEVVETEKVEDLEHLKKILTYYREKGFDYALDDVGEGYSTIEMLADLKPKYMKLDMKFVQDVAIDEEKQKVADKFLKKALEIGSIPLAEGIETRDDFNWLKQRGYQLFQGYYFGKPAASPLYNQ, from the coding sequence ATGAAATGCAACAACTGTTCGGTAGAAGCCATCCAATTTGAAATCAAGTTGGAAGGAGCTAAAAATCTTTCAGCTTCGCATATTGTTATAGATCATTTGGAAAGAAGAGAAATTGAAGTTATCCAGAAAAAAGACAAACTACAGATGGATGAAAAAGGCGCTCGCGAATTTTTGGACTTTTGTCGAGATTTACTAGATATTGACCACGTGGTGTTTCGGATCAATCAAGAAGCTTGGAAGCCGTTAGAAGAGATGCCTCAAGTTTTTGCAACTGAATGGATAGACGATGTCATTAAAAACGAACGGCTCTTCTGCCACTATCAGCCGATTGTGGATGTAGATGAGAATATCTTTGCTCATGAAATGCTAGCGCGTTTTCAAAATGAAGATGGTTCGATGATTTACCCGAATGAAATTTTTCCTGCAGCCAAAATACGTGGACGGTTGTATGCATTGGATCGAGTTTGTAGAATGACTGCTGTGAAGTATGCAGCTGCACTAAAAGGGGGAAAGGGATTCATCAACTTTATTCCCACTTCCATCTATTCACCCGAGTTTTGCCTACAATCAACCATTTCTTTGTCTCAACAGTTAGGGATAGATCCGAAATCACTGGTATTTGAAGTAGTGGAGACAGAAAAAGTAGAGGATCTTGAACACCTGAAAAAAATTCTAACCTACTATCGAGAAAAAGGATTCGATTACGCATTAGATGACGTTGGCGAAGGATATAGCACCATCGAGATGCTGGCAGATCTTAAACCAAAATACATGAAACTGGATATGAAGTTTGTTCAGGATGTCGCGATCGATGAAGAAAAACAAAAAGTCGCTGATAAATTTTTAAAGAAAGCACTCGAAATTGGTTCTATCCCATTGGCAGAGGGGATTGAAACACGCGATGACTTTAACTGGCTGAAACAACGGGGCTATCAATTATTCCAAGGTTACTATTTTGGGAAACCAGCTGCATCGCCCTTGTACAATCAGTAA
- a CDS encoding sensor domain-containing diguanylate cyclase, translating into MRFSLSLRTQLAIIFGGTTFLLICIFGVFYGDRSIKQVEVGIGNSLSEAAYLMENNLNQYMWSRYGETIMLSSLSDIRQLEDEEKIGSMLNQTQSTFPAFSWIGLTDQDGTVIASTDSILKGVDISERPVYSEALEKNFIGDVHEAVLLADLLPNPTGEDMKFVDISTPIFDDANQFIGVLATHLSWEWVKEIETSMIDSLKYRDGIEFLIVSKIDDVVILGPDNLLGKPLDLESIELARTNKNGSITETWPNGKEYVTGYMLENGYMEYPGLGWTILVRQPVEVAHAPIKELVLFFLVSGLIFVVLFAVLGWFLAGRIASPLKDIASTADRLRVGELVQIPYYKGTSELETLSLSLRKLVSDLTSTESALVEMKEVATRDELTGLANRYALDAYLDEFIQKNKMAIVLYIDLDGFKLINDTLGHNAGDALLVQVAKRLKKSVRENEMVARIGGDEFVVVLPAGKESLAKRGELVGERMISSINKPYALNGEKVSVSCSIGAACWEASSLTTIGETIKTADEALYTAKREGKNRIHIYGY; encoded by the coding sequence ATGCGCTTTTCGTTAAGTCTTCGGACGCAACTAGCCATTATTTTTGGCGGGACTACTTTTTTATTGATTTGTATCTTTGGTGTTTTTTACGGAGATCGCTCGATCAAACAGGTCGAGGTTGGAATTGGAAATTCACTTAGCGAAGCTGCCTATTTGATGGAAAATAATTTAAATCAGTATATGTGGTCCAGATACGGCGAAACCATTATGCTTAGCAGTTTGTCAGACATTAGACAGCTGGAGGACGAGGAAAAAATTGGATCTATGCTCAACCAGACACAGTCAACTTTTCCCGCCTTTTCATGGATTGGTCTTACTGATCAAGATGGCACAGTCATTGCGTCTACAGACTCAATTCTTAAAGGAGTTGATATTTCCGAACGACCCGTTTATTCAGAAGCCTTGGAAAAAAATTTTATTGGCGATGTACATGAAGCTGTGCTGCTTGCGGATCTTTTGCCTAATCCCACTGGTGAAGACATGAAGTTTGTCGATATCAGTACACCGATTTTTGATGATGCGAACCAGTTTATAGGTGTTTTAGCGACGCACTTAAGTTGGGAGTGGGTAAAAGAAATTGAAACTTCTATGATTGATTCGTTAAAATACCGAGATGGCATTGAATTTTTGATTGTTAGTAAAATAGATGATGTCGTCATATTAGGTCCCGATAACTTATTGGGAAAACCTTTAGATTTGGAGAGCATAGAGTTGGCACGTACCAATAAAAATGGATCCATTACCGAAACATGGCCAAATGGAAAAGAGTACGTAACCGGTTATATGTTAGAAAATGGTTACATGGAGTATCCAGGTTTAGGATGGACAATTTTAGTCAGACAACCGGTAGAAGTTGCCCATGCTCCCATAAAAGAACTCGTACTGTTCTTTTTAGTATCGGGATTGATCTTTGTTGTCCTTTTTGCTGTTCTCGGCTGGTTTCTTGCAGGAAGAATTGCCTCCCCATTAAAAGATATAGCTTCTACAGCTGATCGATTGAGAGTCGGAGAGCTTGTTCAGATTCCCTATTATAAAGGAACATCAGAACTGGAAACCTTATCTCTTTCTTTAAGAAAACTGGTTTCAGATCTTACCTCTACCGAATCGGCTTTAGTAGAAATGAAAGAAGTAGCCACACGAGATGAACTTACAGGTTTAGCAAATCGCTATGCTCTAGATGCTTATTTAGATGAATTTATTCAAAAAAATAAAATGGCGATTGTGTTGTATATAGACCTCGATGGCTTTAAATTAATTAATGATACATTAGGACATAATGCCGGGGACGCACTTCTTGTTCAAGTAGCTAAGAGGCTGAAAAAGAGTGTAAGAGAAAACGAAATGGTTGCCAGAATAGGCGGAGATGAATTCGTTGTTGTTTTACCAGCTGGAAAAGAAAGTCTGGCTAAAAGAGGAGAACTAGTTGGAGAAAGAATGATTTCATCCATCAATAAGCCATACGCGCTAAATGGCGAAAAGGTTTCAGTCAGTTGCAGCATAGGCGCTGCGTGTTGGGAAGCCTCTAGTCTGACTACTATAGGAGAGACAATAAAAACAGCGGACGAAGCTTTGTACACAGCTAAGCGAGAAGGAAAAAATCGCATTCACATCTATGGATACTAG
- a CDS encoding ArdC-like ssDNA-binding domain-containing protein has translation MAFKGKKKTPEEKMKEIEELTAGMDQQIESYFVSEKALQEHLTFMANFHNYSQRNMVLIDKQFMGAQAVGSFNFWKDKGAAVQKGEKGIKILVPAPVEFYKKNGIDVPVSAANKHERELIAQKQIETSKKVFFKIGHVFEYTQTNARELNLSVSEIFGKYHRDGSLESNKELMEALSKVATRLDFTIVDEAPFELGTAKGAASPTQKIIALNPRNTEFENVSVLIHELAHAKMHTPERAKELSTSEKEFQAEMVAYVVANRYDIDTEDFTLSYLANWTNGAALKDKEQLLNEVRSTSSEFIDEIDSHFDQVKEKEQLQEKEQSVPSDLEIEAHALNRGKELNASEPVMYIYGISTELRPFGEMNNLDFDQYKQEQIAYFVAIPSEGKETLLISSQYEKGEYIHPLHQLEKEQLVNKETYQVLENGYHDELLKQDEVYIKNFANRLRADSHKEDSLEFGENKQPPKANNIEIEIER, from the coding sequence ATGGCGTTTAAAGGGAAAAAGAAAACCCCCGAAGAGAAAATGAAGGAAATCGAAGAGTTGACAGCGGGCATGGATCAGCAGATTGAATCGTATTTTGTTTCTGAAAAAGCACTGCAGGAACACCTGACCTTCATGGCCAACTTTCATAACTACTCGCAACGCAATATGGTATTGATCGATAAGCAGTTCATGGGAGCCCAAGCAGTGGGCTCCTTTAATTTTTGGAAAGACAAAGGAGCGGCTGTTCAAAAAGGCGAGAAAGGAATTAAAATACTCGTTCCTGCGCCGGTAGAGTTTTATAAGAAAAATGGCATTGATGTACCCGTATCAGCAGCCAACAAGCACGAAAGAGAACTGATTGCCCAAAAGCAAATTGAAACATCCAAGAAAGTCTTCTTTAAAATTGGTCACGTCTTTGAATATACGCAGACCAACGCCCGTGAATTAAATTTATCGGTCTCTGAAATCTTTGGGAAGTACCACCGAGACGGGAGCCTTGAAAGTAACAAAGAACTGATGGAGGCTTTAAGTAAAGTCGCCACTAGGTTAGATTTCACCATTGTAGATGAAGCACCTTTTGAACTCGGGACCGCAAAAGGCGCAGCTTCTCCTACACAAAAAATCATTGCCTTGAATCCACGGAACACGGAGTTTGAGAATGTATCTGTTCTGATTCACGAATTAGCGCACGCCAAAATGCACACACCAGAACGTGCTAAGGAATTATCAACAAGCGAGAAAGAATTCCAAGCGGAGATGGTCGCGTATGTGGTCGCCAATCGATACGACATCGATACAGAAGACTTCACGCTCTCTTATCTAGCAAACTGGACAAACGGAGCAGCGTTGAAAGACAAAGAACAATTATTGAACGAAGTACGCAGCACATCCAGTGAATTTATCGACGAAATAGATTCACATTTTGACCAAGTAAAAGAGAAGGAACAGCTTCAAGAAAAAGAACAGTCTGTTCCTTCTGATTTAGAGATAGAGGCGCACGCATTGAATCGTGGAAAAGAATTGAATGCCAGCGAGCCTGTGATGTATATATACGGCATCAGCACGGAACTACGTCCATTCGGTGAGATGAATAACCTAGACTTCGACCAATACAAACAAGAACAGATTGCCTACTTTGTTGCTATTCCAAGTGAAGGAAAAGAAACTCTTCTGATCTCTAGCCAATATGAGAAAGGCGAGTACATCCATCCGCTTCACCAATTGGAGAAAGAGCAGCTAGTGAATAAAGAAACCTATCAGGTATTAGAGAATGGGTATCATGACGAACTGCTGAAGCAAGATGAAGTATATATCAAGAACTTCGCAAATCGGTTAAGGGCAGATAGTCATAAAGAAGATAGTCTTGAATTCGGAGAAAACAAGCAGCCCCCTAAAGCAAATAACATCGAAATTGAAATCGAAAGGTGA